AGATAAGGAAAGGCATAGAGAAGGGAAGGATCGAGCTTGTGGGCAGTGGAATGGGAGGACCGGACTTTGAGAGGATCCTGGCCCTGAAGCCCGACGTAGTGTTCATGTATACCGGCTACCCGACGGCCGCAAAGTCATTTGAAAAACTCAAGGAAATGGGGATCCCGGTGGCAGTGGACAACGAGTGGCTGGAGAACGACCCCCTGGGTCGCCTGGAGTGGATGAAATTCCTAGCCGTTTTCTACGACAAGGATGCTGAGTCTCAAGAGTTCTTCGAGAGGGTGGAGCGAAGGGTTAAGGAAATAGCATCTGAGGTCTCCGGGGAAAAGCGCCCCAACGTGCTTTGGGGGAGCATCTGGAAGGGGAAGTGCTATGTCCCGGCCGGGGATTCATATGTAGCCAAGATGATCTCCCTTGCCGGAGGAAATTACCTCTTCTCAGACCTTGAGGGAACCGGCAGCGCCAATGTCACTCTGGAGGAATTTTACGCTCGGGGGAAGAACGCCGATGTCTTCATTTACCCCTCCTGGCCCCCTTATGTTAGCTCCGTAGAAGATATCCTGAAAGAAGGTCCGATATTGGCCGAGCTCAAGGTGGTGAAGGAGGGGAAAGTGTGGTGCTTTCGGCCCTGGTATTATCAATCGTTGGATAAAACCGATGGGATAATCGAGGATTTAGCGGCCGTCTTCCATCCGGAACTTTATCCGGAGCATGAGCTGGGATATTTCATGAGACTGCCCGTAGAGGAGAAGCCCTAAATATCTCCCGAAAAGGTGTCCGACTTTTTGGGGACGCTGTAGATTCAATTCTAAATTTGAGGTTGACTTAGATGGTCAAAGCCCCTGAGGCAATAACTGAGGATAACTTCCTTC
This genomic window from Candidatus Poribacteria bacterium contains:
- a CDS encoding ABC transporter substrate-binding protein; this encodes IRKGIEKGRIELVGSGMGGPDFERILALKPDVVFMYTGYPTAAKSFEKLKEMGIPVAVDNEWLENDPLGRLEWMKFLAVFYDKDAESQEFFERVERRVKEIASEVSGEKRPNVLWGSIWKGKCYVPAGDSYVAKMISLAGGNYLFSDLEGTGSANVTLEEFYARGKNADVFIYPSWPPYVSSVEDILKEGPILAELKVVKEGKVWCFRPWYYQSLDKTDGIIEDLAAVFHPELYPEHELGYFMRLPVEEKP